A genomic window from Actinomycetaceae bacterium MB13-C1-2 includes:
- a CDS encoding APC family permease — translation MDASSSKGKTLGMIPLIAFAVGTMVGGGVFALSGMVVQEAGPGAIISYILAGLVMLLSALCFAAVASRAKPGESGYAPIATELSPMWRFMAMWAFYICGVTGIAYVLMSFANYLMTFFPDLKGQSIWFALGAAVLLALLNFGPAALVGKAETAMVAFKLAVLLLLVVFGFIHFAPAELSNMIPHGSSSIWSTTALLFTAYTGFNVITNMSGSVKNPQKTVPKAIITSLGVVAVVYIGVAIALVMSKQTGADGFAEHGLTIAAKALVGDWGAYLVAIAACVSTLSGANANMLGNSDLLVHMSGNGDLPSKLGRLSKAGNPISSVAMTAVITLVLLLIGVLPDIGKEALKIIVVFCNVAAIAAMVIVDVTALKMGLKKWATPGMKLPLGPTIPILAIVTALIQIPSLGWWQVLVGAAMVAVGFPIWARRKAYDIVYQQDIKDHIARGDTPLMRFFLGDPGRQNCAVSPPATPGTTK, via the coding sequence GTGGACGCCAGTAGTAGTAAGGGCAAGACCTTAGGGATGATCCCACTCATCGCATTCGCGGTGGGAACGATGGTCGGCGGCGGTGTTTTTGCTCTTTCCGGCATGGTTGTGCAAGAAGCCGGTCCCGGCGCAATCATTTCTTACATTCTCGCCGGTCTCGTGATGCTTCTTTCCGCGCTGTGCTTCGCTGCGGTCGCCTCGCGAGCTAAGCCAGGCGAATCAGGATACGCCCCGATCGCAACCGAGTTGTCTCCGATGTGGCGTTTCATGGCGATGTGGGCCTTCTACATTTGCGGCGTCACCGGTATCGCATATGTCTTGATGTCGTTTGCAAACTACCTAATGACCTTCTTCCCGGACCTAAAGGGACAGTCGATCTGGTTTGCGCTGGGCGCTGCCGTGCTTCTCGCACTGCTCAACTTTGGTCCTGCCGCACTGGTTGGTAAGGCTGAAACCGCGATGGTTGCGTTCAAGCTTGCCGTACTTTTGCTGCTGGTCGTCTTTGGGTTTATTCACTTTGCTCCGGCAGAACTTAGCAACATGATCCCGCACGGGTCGTCCTCTATCTGGTCGACTACGGCGCTATTGTTCACCGCCTATACCGGATTCAATGTGATCACGAACATGTCAGGGTCTGTGAAGAATCCGCAGAAGACTGTGCCAAAAGCGATCATTACCTCGTTAGGCGTTGTTGCAGTCGTTTACATTGGCGTTGCCATTGCTTTGGTCATGTCGAAGCAGACCGGCGCCGATGGCTTTGCCGAACACGGACTTACGATCGCAGCAAAGGCCCTGGTGGGGGACTGGGGCGCCTACCTGGTCGCAATTGCTGCGTGTGTCTCAACACTTTCGGGAGCCAATGCCAACATGCTTGGAAACTCCGATCTTCTAGTGCATATGTCCGGCAACGGCGACCTGCCATCAAAACTGGGACGACTAAGCAAGGCGGGTAATCCGATCTCATCTGTTGCCATGACCGCAGTGATTACCCTTGTTCTTCTGCTAATCGGGGTCCTTCCCGATATCGGGAAGGAAGCTCTAAAGATAATCGTCGTGTTCTGTAACGTGGCGGCGATTGCGGCAATGGTGATAGTGGATGTTACCGCACTGAAGATGGGACTGAAGAAGTGGGCCACTCCCGGAATGAAACTCCCTCTCGGACCGACTATCCCAATCCTCGCAATTGTGACGGCGCTGATTCAGATTCCGTCTCTCGGATGGTGGCAGGTCCTGGTTGGTGCGGCAATGGTGGCGGTTGGATTCCCGATCTGGGCGCGTCGAAAAGCATATGACATCGTCTATCAGCAGGACATCAAGGACCACATCGCAAGGGGAGACACCCCGTTGATGAGGTTTTTCCTCGGTGATCCTGGGCGGCAGAACTGCGCCGTTTCACCCCCGGCGACCCCGGGTACAACGAAGTAG
- a CDS encoding TetR/AcrR family transcriptional regulator: MGKTESSASGRSRRGPGRPKAGSEDKSARILEEALNLFSRVGYDGASLEDIARASDLSKAGLLHHYPSKEALFAAVLEERDRRSTLTITETLGLPVDRQTLPSGLEVDAWEALRSWEHVLEENFRNVAGTSLYVTLGSSVTNPDHPAHEWFTTHLSVFLNTFCEVLEQGKKRGTVDPAAPSMQIARILAAVSDGLQLQYLAHVTDLESGDEKSLKALDTDIVSEAHLVIQMIEDRWRIR, translated from the coding sequence ATGGGAAAAACCGAGTCCAGCGCCAGCGGAAGAAGCCGCCGAGGACCTGGCCGTCCCAAGGCCGGAAGTGAGGACAAGTCAGCTCGTATCCTCGAAGAAGCACTCAATCTGTTTTCGCGAGTCGGTTACGACGGTGCTTCGCTCGAGGACATTGCTAGAGCCTCCGACCTGTCAAAAGCAGGCTTGCTGCACCACTACCCGTCTAAGGAAGCATTGTTTGCCGCGGTCCTAGAAGAACGTGACAGACGTTCGACTCTGACGATCACCGAGACTCTCGGTCTTCCCGTTGACCGCCAGACGCTACCTTCCGGCCTAGAAGTAGATGCCTGGGAGGCTCTCAGGTCTTGGGAGCATGTCCTGGAAGAGAACTTCCGTAATGTGGCGGGCACCTCGTTGTACGTAACGCTTGGTTCCAGTGTTACCAATCCTGACCATCCTGCGCACGAGTGGTTCACCACTCACCTATCCGTATTTCTCAACACGTTTTGCGAGGTACTTGAACAGGGCAAGAAACGGGGCACAGTCGACCCTGCCGCTCCTTCTATGCAAATTGCTCGTATTCTGGCCGCGGTTTCAGATGGCCTTCAGTTGCAGTACCTCGCCCATGTCACGGACCTGGAGAGCGGAGACGAAAAGTCGTTGAAAGCGCTGGATACGGACATCGTCAGCGAGGCTCATTTGGTCATTCAGATGATCGAAGATCGCTGGAGAATCAGATAA
- a CDS encoding LacI family DNA-binding transcriptional regulator, translating into MNARQRKSASLGDVARLAGVSPQTASRVSTGSNLVTPKTEAKVRAAMEQLGYAPNQAARALRKGAYKAVGVVTQQLERTGESLTTAGIVDEAARHGYTVTVVQIGQPDTDALDEALSRLWVLPIDGLIMVRIGRASVDRIKLPPHLPVVSLDSRLAGVYPTVIGDSPEGTAEIVRYLAGMGHKNIHHVMGASDSDSAVVRRDQFTKSMEEHGLEVGGIWQGDWTVESGYHAGTMIAKDDKVTAVFCANDEMAFGVVRALQDAGLRVPEDISIAGFDGTEISEFSIPPLTTIHQDFRYIAEVALGRLINEIELGEAPDLMPFVKPVTMVIRDSTAPPNPSRL; encoded by the coding sequence ATGAATGCACGGCAAAGGAAGAGTGCTTCCCTGGGTGACGTTGCACGTCTAGCTGGCGTTTCACCTCAGACTGCATCTCGCGTTTCAACCGGCTCAAATCTCGTCACACCGAAGACAGAAGCGAAGGTACGAGCCGCGATGGAGCAGTTGGGATATGCCCCAAATCAAGCGGCTAGAGCACTTCGTAAGGGAGCGTACAAGGCTGTCGGAGTCGTTACCCAACAGCTTGAGCGAACTGGCGAATCACTCACCACGGCCGGAATCGTGGATGAGGCCGCACGGCACGGGTACACGGTAACCGTGGTGCAGATCGGTCAGCCGGATACCGATGCTCTAGATGAAGCCTTGAGTCGACTATGGGTGCTGCCTATTGACGGATTGATAATGGTGAGAATCGGTCGAGCTTCAGTTGACCGGATCAAGCTTCCGCCACACTTGCCCGTTGTCTCGCTCGATTCGCGTCTTGCGGGTGTTTACCCCACCGTAATAGGCGACTCTCCCGAAGGAACAGCCGAAATAGTCCGCTATCTGGCTGGGATGGGGCACAAAAACATACACCACGTTATGGGCGCTTCAGACTCAGATTCGGCCGTCGTTAGGCGTGACCAGTTCACAAAGTCCATGGAGGAACATGGGCTGGAAGTTGGGGGCATCTGGCAGGGCGACTGGACGGTCGAGTCGGGCTACCATGCCGGAACAATGATCGCGAAGGATGACAAAGTCACCGCCGTGTTCTGCGCGAACGATGAGATGGCATTCGGCGTTGTCAGGGCTCTTCAGGACGCAGGGCTACGTGTCCCCGAAGACATTTCGATTGCTGGGTTTGACGGCACAGAAATATCTGAGTTCTCCATCCCACCTCTGACCACGATTCATCAAGACTTCCGCTACATCGCGGAGGTAGCACTCGGACGACTAATAAACGAGATCGAGCTCGGAGAAGCTCCAGACCTTATGCCGTTCGTGAAGCCCGTTACGATGGTGATCCGTGACTCCACAGCACCGCCAAATCCAAGCCGGCTCTAG
- a CDS encoding C45 family peptidase yields the protein MARLTGEQEQWLQEASRSGINGWIYLRVKGEPFARGFQHGYLVADEWAEALRVTRAMTYQNYGLTYDFFQEHAIELHKDKIPEEIADEMKGIAAGLTAAGVPATYDDIIGWNAYTELTGYWYPTVASKYAKSGPKSPKDSHCSAFVATGSATVDGKLVIAHTSFDDFWNGQSFNLLLDLTPTEGSRMVMQSVPGYVGSFTDFWVTSAGLVVTETTIGAFQGYDASRSPEYVRSRLATQYAKTISEWVDTLNRDNNGGYANSWLIGDANTGEIARYEEGLIYQNLVTTRNGSYFGDNAPGDPRIMHLECGNYGYDDVRWPTGARRVRWMNLLDQHHGHIDAEVGKAMIADTYDVYLGFNNPSMRTICSHYDADPLHFLSSHGVPFNPFGSVDAKLATATDVLNMSMWGRFGRADGTVFDADEHLRQHPQFNWQQGYLKSRPSQPWTYFNNGVTETELTGPLEDRN from the coding sequence ATGGCAAGACTTACTGGCGAACAAGAGCAGTGGCTCCAAGAGGCAAGTAGATCAGGAATAAACGGCTGGATTTATCTGCGAGTCAAGGGCGAGCCGTTCGCGCGAGGGTTCCAACATGGCTACCTGGTCGCAGACGAATGGGCCGAAGCTCTGCGGGTAACGCGAGCAATGACGTATCAGAACTACGGTCTGACATACGACTTTTTCCAAGAGCACGCCATCGAACTCCACAAGGATAAAATCCCAGAGGAAATCGCCGACGAAATGAAGGGCATTGCTGCCGGACTGACGGCGGCCGGAGTGCCTGCGACCTACGATGACATCATTGGCTGGAATGCGTATACGGAACTCACGGGCTACTGGTATCCAACCGTCGCATCGAAGTACGCAAAGTCCGGCCCAAAGTCGCCGAAGGACTCTCACTGCTCGGCATTTGTTGCCACGGGATCTGCGACCGTTGACGGCAAACTCGTCATCGCGCACACCAGCTTCGATGATTTCTGGAACGGCCAATCATTCAACCTACTGCTTGACCTGACCCCAACCGAGGGATCGAGGATGGTTATGCAGTCGGTTCCCGGGTATGTCGGATCGTTTACCGACTTCTGGGTGACCTCTGCCGGTCTGGTCGTGACTGAAACGACGATCGGTGCCTTCCAGGGCTATGATGCTTCGCGCTCGCCCGAGTACGTGCGCTCAAGGTTGGCGACGCAGTACGCAAAGACCATTAGCGAATGGGTGGACACCCTGAATCGGGATAACAACGGCGGGTATGCGAACTCGTGGTTGATCGGGGATGCGAACACTGGCGAGATCGCCAGGTACGAGGAGGGGTTGATCTATCAAAACTTAGTCACCACTCGTAACGGGTCTTACTTCGGAGATAACGCCCCAGGCGATCCGAGAATCATGCACCTTGAATGTGGAAACTATGGCTATGACGACGTTCGATGGCCTACGGGAGCTCGACGGGTCCGATGGATGAACCTCCTTGATCAGCACCACGGCCACATCGACGCCGAAGTCGGGAAGGCCATGATTGCTGACACCTACGATGTCTACCTTGGTTTCAACAACCCTTCAATGCGGACTATCTGCTCGCACTACGACGCTGATCCGCTCCACTTCCTCTCGTCTCACGGAGTTCCGTTCAATCCGTTCGGATCGGTGGACGCCAAACTCGCTACCGCAACCGACGTATTGAACATGAGTATGTGGGGCCGTTTCGGACGTGCCGACGGAACGGTCTTTGATGCGGATGAGCATCTGCGCCAGCATCCGCAGTTCAACTGGCAACAGGGGTACCTGAAGTCCCGTCCTTCCCAGCCCTGGACGTATTTCAACAACGGTGTGACCGAAACAGAACTGACTGGACCACTGGAAGATAGGAACTGA
- a CDS encoding C1 family peptidase, whose product MELTKDALKKMRDEYAKAETQHVAQRATMKNGILDSCENADVVARDQYVFSIDVDSEAVANQNQSGRCWMYACLNTLRWHIEKDLNLTHGSFELSQNYTFFYDKLEKSNFFHQQIIDSADAPLSDRRVTFLLNTPQQDGGDFDIIAAIVKKYGVIPKKWMDETHASINSSELDTILNKKLRQDALELRTMVQKEASEAELDSVRERMLNEVYRILSVALGTPPETIDFEYRDKDDKYHSDFGLTPLEFLAKYVPINLDDYVGVINVPIESMPYNRVFGIEMSNEIIQGRPNRYLNVSMDDLKAVALKQLQAGEPIWFGCDVMQHTDIHNGVMDMDLFSFDELFGVEFTMDKAQRYLMRDSLPTHAMTIAGVDIVDGKPRRWKVENSWGADVHGQKVGDNGYYVMSDEWFDNFVYEVAVRKDLLPEELQKVFGTDPIILPYWSSFDPL is encoded by the coding sequence ATGGAGCTTACCAAAGATGCCCTTAAGAAAATGAGGGATGAATACGCGAAAGCGGAGACGCAGCATGTGGCGCAGCGTGCCACGATGAAAAACGGAATCTTGGATTCGTGTGAGAACGCCGACGTGGTCGCAAGGGATCAGTACGTTTTCTCAATTGACGTCGATTCTGAGGCTGTTGCCAATCAGAACCAGTCCGGGCGCTGTTGGATGTACGCCTGTCTAAACACTTTGCGTTGGCATATAGAAAAAGATCTTAACTTGACCCACGGATCCTTCGAACTGTCGCAGAACTACACGTTCTTCTACGACAAGCTTGAGAAGTCGAACTTCTTTCATCAGCAGATTATCGACTCCGCCGATGCTCCGCTGTCAGACCGGAGAGTTACGTTCCTTCTGAACACCCCTCAACAGGACGGAGGGGACTTCGACATCATCGCCGCGATCGTGAAGAAATACGGCGTGATTCCGAAGAAGTGGATGGACGAGACCCACGCTAGTATCAACTCGTCCGAACTCGACACTATCCTCAACAAGAAGCTTCGTCAGGACGCACTAGAGCTAAGAACAATGGTGCAGAAGGAGGCTTCGGAGGCGGAACTTGACTCGGTTCGCGAAAGAATGCTGAACGAGGTTTACAGGATACTCTCGGTGGCCCTTGGAACTCCTCCGGAGACCATTGATTTTGAGTACAGGGACAAGGACGACAAGTACCATTCAGACTTTGGCCTAACTCCACTGGAGTTTCTGGCCAAGTACGTTCCGATCAATCTTGATGACTACGTCGGGGTTATCAATGTTCCGATCGAGTCCATGCCCTACAACCGGGTATTTGGTATCGAGATGTCCAATGAGATCATCCAGGGTCGACCCAACCGCTATCTGAATGTCAGCATGGACGATCTGAAAGCGGTCGCTCTCAAGCAACTTCAGGCCGGTGAACCAATTTGGTTCGGTTGTGACGTAATGCAGCACACCGACATTCATAACGGAGTTATGGACATGGACCTGTTCAGCTTCGATGAACTTTTCGGTGTCGAGTTCACCATGGATAAGGCGCAGCGTTACCTGATGCGCGACTCACTACCCACTCACGCCATGACGATCGCCGGAGTTGACATCGTTGACGGGAAGCCCCGTAGGTGGAAGGTAGAGAACTCGTGGGGTGCTGACGTTCACGGGCAGAAGGTCGGTGACAACGGGTACTACGTCATGAGCGACGAATGGTTCGACAACTTTGTCTATGAGGTTGCCGTTCGTAAGGATCTGCTTCCCGAAGAGCTACAGAAGGTCTTTGGAACAGATCCCATCATCCTGCCCTACTGGAGCAGCTTCGATCCGCTATAG
- a CDS encoding APC family permease: protein MSSQTSSPTSAKAGAVGAKPTGGGSGYITTLALVMMNVTIVAGIGNDVQQAFYGLSSVTLFTIGAIVFFLPTGLVAAELASGWSQRGGIFRWVGEGMGKGWAFTCLLILWFQTTFNFGSGIPSASATIKFYTSDFEGAVKFAENPSHELLIMCGWLVYYWAICWVATKGVKVFAGVAKYGVLLGTFLPLAVMTILAVVWLMQGNKPNIDFTPSGLVPPVKNFTSLALAAGVLFSFAGIDMNAAHIKQLKNPRKQFPIAMFIAMILSLVIFIVGTLIIAMVIPNKDINVLYTLFATYRALGETIGMPWLYMVFVYLGLGAGMANLITNLAGPSFMLGQAGRSGFLPKVLQNNNKHGMPSRLMYLQMAGMTLIAFVVFLLPNVEGFVILVTQAVTILYMVYYVLMFVSFLRLRYEQPNRPRTFVVPGGMIGAWIVAGIGLAASVFGIVLALYPPEQVKKEVGSGTTYVTIILVIIAVVLALCIWIYQESKKHDWVDPKNTFAPFTWELEGLKKPQKVLSNVPSEMMAEGQNPMGLPVKRLYSPNDRIMLPPEYDDIKKHRGEPTPEELAAAKVQGAASAGTTSVATAVASQVATAVDTEQVKPTRASRPRHVPVPQASAEAVASTVLPADLDAASQAAAQQAQQTAAQAKKLEVAAQALADEAKADAQLAEAERKAKAATAAAEQAVEATHGDAGSATPQTPGGSSTDSDDGPSKPDSSNQGGTQTADS from the coding sequence ATGAGTTCTCAAACGAGCTCCCCGACCAGCGCCAAAGCTGGAGCCGTGGGCGCAAAACCAACTGGCGGCGGCTCAGGATATATAACGACGCTCGCCCTGGTGATGATGAATGTGACCATCGTCGCCGGAATCGGCAACGATGTTCAGCAGGCGTTTTATGGCCTGTCTTCTGTCACGCTTTTCACCATCGGTGCAATTGTGTTCTTTCTTCCGACTGGTCTGGTTGCCGCCGAATTGGCATCCGGCTGGTCCCAGCGAGGCGGTATCTTTCGTTGGGTTGGCGAGGGGATGGGTAAGGGTTGGGCGTTCACCTGTCTGTTGATCCTTTGGTTTCAAACAACTTTCAACTTTGGTTCTGGCATCCCTAGCGCCTCGGCGACGATCAAGTTCTACACCTCCGACTTTGAGGGTGCGGTGAAGTTTGCCGAGAACCCCTCGCACGAACTGCTTATCATGTGCGGCTGGTTGGTCTATTACTGGGCAATCTGCTGGGTTGCGACCAAGGGCGTAAAGGTTTTTGCTGGCGTTGCGAAGTACGGTGTTCTTTTAGGAACGTTCCTGCCGCTCGCAGTAATGACCATTCTTGCGGTCGTTTGGCTGATGCAGGGCAATAAACCGAACATCGACTTCACTCCGTCGGGACTGGTGCCACCCGTCAAGAACTTTACTTCGCTCGCGTTGGCGGCAGGCGTTTTGTTCTCATTTGCGGGCATCGATATGAACGCTGCGCACATTAAGCAGTTGAAGAACCCCCGCAAGCAGTTCCCAATCGCAATGTTTATCGCCATGATCCTGTCACTGGTCATTTTCATTGTTGGAACACTGATCATCGCGATGGTGATTCCCAATAAGGACATCAACGTCCTGTACACGTTGTTTGCCACCTATCGGGCACTGGGCGAGACCATCGGCATGCCCTGGCTGTATATGGTGTTTGTGTACCTCGGCCTTGGCGCCGGAATGGCAAACCTGATCACGAACCTCGCCGGCCCCTCCTTTATGTTGGGTCAGGCTGGTCGAAGTGGTTTCCTCCCGAAGGTTCTGCAGAACAATAACAAGCACGGCATGCCTTCGCGCCTGATGTACCTGCAGATGGCAGGTATGACCCTGATCGCTTTCGTTGTCTTCCTCCTTCCGAACGTAGAGGGATTCGTGATCCTGGTAACTCAGGCGGTCACGATCCTGTACATGGTCTACTACGTCCTCATGTTCGTTTCGTTCCTGCGACTTCGGTATGAGCAACCGAACCGTCCTCGGACTTTCGTAGTACCCGGTGGGATGATCGGTGCCTGGATCGTTGCAGGGATTGGGTTGGCAGCGTCGGTGTTTGGTATTGTCTTGGCTTTGTATCCTCCAGAACAGGTCAAGAAGGAGGTCGGATCCGGTACCACTTACGTGACGATTATTCTGGTGATTATCGCGGTGGTTTTGGCGCTCTGTATCTGGATCTACCAGGAGTCCAAGAAACACGATTGGGTCGATCCAAAGAATACCTTCGCTCCTTTCACATGGGAGCTTGAGGGACTCAAGAAGCCTCAGAAGGTTCTGTCGAACGTACCAAGTGAAATGATGGCCGAGGGCCAGAACCCCATGGGTCTACCCGTCAAGCGTCTCTACTCGCCGAATGACCGAATCATGCTGCCGCCGGAGTATGACGACATCAAGAAACACAGAGGAGAACCGACGCCAGAAGAGTTGGCGGCAGCAAAGGTGCAAGGGGCCGCCTCGGCAGGCACAACTTCCGTTGCTACGGCAGTAGCGAGCCAGGTTGCCACAGCTGTAGACACCGAACAGGTGAAGCCGACCCGGGCAAGCAGGCCGAGGCATGTTCCTGTTCCTCAGGCATCCGCAGAAGCAGTTGCTTCTACGGTGCTCCCCGCGGATCTGGATGCGGCTTCCCAAGCGGCAGCGCAGCAGGCACAACAGACTGCGGCTCAGGCCAAGAAGCTTGAGGTTGCGGCGCAGGCACTCGCCGATGAAGCCAAGGCAGATGCACAACTAGCGGAGGCCGAACGCAAGGCTAAAGCGGCCACGGCCGCCGCCGAACAGGCGGTGGAAGCAACCCACGGCGATGCGGGTTCGGCCACCCCTCAGACACCTGGTGGGAGTTCGACCGATAGCGATGACGGACCGAGTAAGCCGGACTCGTCTAATCAGGGAGGGACACAGACCGCAGACAGCTAA
- a CDS encoding C45 family peptidase, protein MAELTSDQQAIVDRASLEEKDGWYHVKTYGDPYSLGFQHGYLLAEQYAKALRTYTYMTLQCFGMDYSFFVESAAKMHRDKIPEYLMKELEGMADGFTAAGTETSVDDLIGWNAWMELTDYWWPTVAAQYSKNPPQGPRGSHCSGIVATGSATTNGKVVIAHESFDEFWSGQYFNIAAHIHPDEGHAFTMQTVAGYLASMTDFYVNSAGLGITETTLAGFRGYDEKRVPEYVRARNAVQFSGSIDEWVATLNKDNNGGYANAWLVADANTGEIARYEEGLIYQSLERTFDGSFFGCNATFDPRIRNLECADVGFNDPRQQTGARRQRLMQLLDQYHGKIDTDVAKKILADKYDPYLGYENPSSRGVCSYYDVDPMYYADDPNAVWNVPFYPAGSVDGKAADADDILGVRIWGRYGRADGGEFDADKFLREHPLWAWQEGYLESRPSQPWTVLD, encoded by the coding sequence ATGGCTGAACTAACGTCTGACCAGCAGGCGATTGTCGATCGTGCTTCTCTTGAAGAGAAGGACGGCTGGTATCACGTCAAGACCTACGGCGACCCGTACTCGCTTGGGTTTCAGCACGGCTACCTGCTGGCAGAGCAGTACGCGAAAGCGCTGAGAACCTATACCTACATGACACTCCAGTGCTTTGGAATGGACTACTCATTCTTCGTTGAGTCCGCGGCCAAGATGCACAGGGACAAGATTCCCGAGTACCTGATGAAGGAACTGGAAGGCATGGCAGATGGTTTCACTGCCGCGGGCACCGAAACCTCCGTCGATGATCTCATCGGTTGGAACGCTTGGATGGAGCTTACTGACTACTGGTGGCCTACCGTGGCCGCACAGTACTCGAAGAACCCCCCGCAGGGCCCTCGCGGTTCGCACTGCTCGGGCATTGTCGCCACTGGCTCGGCGACCACCAATGGGAAAGTCGTGATTGCGCACGAGAGCTTTGACGAGTTCTGGTCTGGTCAATACTTCAATATTGCCGCGCATATTCACCCTGACGAGGGCCACGCGTTCACAATGCAGACTGTCGCAGGCTATCTCGCGTCAATGACTGATTTCTATGTCAATTCAGCTGGACTTGGTATCACCGAGACGACACTGGCGGGCTTTCGCGGATACGACGAAAAGCGAGTGCCCGAGTACGTTCGTGCCCGGAATGCCGTTCAGTTTTCAGGTTCCATCGATGAGTGGGTCGCTACGCTAAACAAGGACAATAACGGCGGTTACGCGAACGCCTGGCTTGTCGCCGACGCCAATACAGGGGAGATAGCCAGGTACGAGGAAGGACTGATCTACCAGTCCCTCGAACGCACCTTTGATGGGTCATTCTTTGGCTGCAACGCGACCTTCGATCCGCGAATCCGCAATCTTGAGTGTGCGGATGTTGGTTTCAATGATCCTCGTCAGCAGACCGGGGCAAGACGTCAGCGACTCATGCAACTGCTCGACCAGTATCACGGGAAAATTGATACCGACGTCGCAAAGAAGATTCTTGCCGACAAGTACGACCCATATTTGGGGTATGAGAATCCGAGTTCACGCGGTGTCTGCTCGTATTACGACGTTGATCCCATGTACTACGCCGATGATCCAAATGCGGTGTGGAATGTCCCGTTCTACCCGGCGGGTTCCGTCGACGGGAAAGCCGCGGACGCAGATGACATTCTGGGCGTAAGGATCTGGGGTCGGTACGGACGGGCCGATGGCGGTGAATTCGACGCAGACAAGTTCCTGCGCGAACACCCTCTTTGGGCATGGCAGGAAGGATATCTGGAATCGAGACCGTCCCAGCCCTGGACCGTTCTCGATTAA